The Rhopalosiphum maidis isolate BTI-1 chromosome 1, ASM367621v3, whole genome shotgun sequence genome has a segment encoding these proteins:
- the LOC113549437 gene encoding uncharacterized protein LOC113549437: MDTCVDPNVPPWKLELINRRRTRNNQSKCGGGGSNNEQLQVKPVQWTWSPPTAQHFLQQPNAAQIPMPPPPHQQQQQQPTTVVVGTAVCPTSMRLFKCEATAIMTNFKKNPQINRCRSKFKTKPQIITEITNGLDYHSDSSEEFKYGPGIVNKLKSKYMSMTVREQKPRPSLRRSTSMDNIVDDKRILDKPKHYSQPDVVSMAATAKSDTMKRARSMETLSDPHSVNANGYMDEQQPKTTNGDLPPPDVVKTYKKIFETKTQTELKPIKIKPAILPKPIMSPEKSRPARMNKAPLKKMSPPIKYPNRLKKKETLGFDRSKSLINDEVSSSQDESSMSSDDGGSQRHRVSIKTAITATAIDNKPISIQTKQICVIRPTTRTILQPEETTNAQLSDKEIENKFINNNNNTNNTNGEKRISGLWDKKRWDNHENSVVFNFVNRKGVPNYIDSEGPIQRRDNSYGVKDGCIMLDAHCEESSTDDIDNVNSDNYVIFVGDNIIIGRSNLRKENTSTPRKDLHIKFSDVLETTHEYPSEASMLIEEETTKNDDSTTMSPKSKFGNYIPSKLGTNEEAFLGEYGVSRSNMKPVKRVVDKNEEDMSVMDTYVPWSEETTPDLLF, from the exons ATGGATACGTGCGTGGACCCTAACGTACCGCCATGGAAGTTGGAGCTGATAAACAGGAGGCGGACGAGGAACAATCAATCAAAGTGTGGCGGTGGCGGCAGCAATAACGAACAACTGCAGGTAAAACCAGTTCAATGGACCTGGTCCCCCCCCACCGCTCAACACTTTCTCCAGCAGCCGAACGCCGCCCAGATACcgatgccgccgccgccgcatcagcagcagcagcagcagcccACGACAGTCGTAGTCGGCACCGCCGTGTGTCCCACCAGCATGAGGCTGTTCAAGTGCGAGGCCACCGCTATCATGACCAATTTCAAGAAAAACCCGCAGATCAACCGCTGTcgatcaaaattcaaaaccaAACCACAGATCATCACCGAAATCACCAATGGCCTGGACTACCATTCAGATTCCAGTGAGGAGTTCAAGTACGGGCCGGGCATCGTGAACAAACTCAAATCCAAGTACATGAGCATGACTGTGCGCGAACAAAAACCTAGGCCGTCGTTGCGTCGGTCCACCAGcatggacaacattgttgatGACAAGCGAATCCTCGATAAACCCAAACACTATTCGCAGCCGGACGTTGTCAGTATGGCAGCGACTGCCAAGAGCGATACCATGAAGCGTGCCCGTTCCATGGAGACCCTGTCTGATCCCCATTCGGTCAACGCTAATGGCTACATGGACGAACAACAGCCGAAAACAACAAATGGCGATTTGCCGCCACCCGATGTCGTTAagacgtataaaaaaatatttgaaaccaAGACGCAGACCGAACTGAAACCCATCAAGATAAAGCCTGCAATTTTACCTAAGCCAATAATGAGTCCAGAAAAATCACGTCCAGCTAGAATGAACAAAGCACCATTGAAGAAAATGTCCCCACCTATTAAATATCCAAACAG attaaaaaagaAGGAGACATTGGGTTTTGATCGTTCCAAATCATTGATTAATGATGAAGTTAGTTCTAGCCAAGACGAATCATCTATGTCATCTGATGACGGTGGATCACAGAGACACAGAGTTTCTATTAAAACTGCCATTACTGCAACTGCTATTGATAATAAACCAATATCAATACAAACCAAGCAGATATGTGTTATCAGACCAACAACCAGAACTATTTTGCAGCCTGAAGAAACTACAAATGCTCAATTGTCTGATAAAGaaatagaaaacaaatttataaataataataataatactaataataccaACGGTGAAAAACGAATAAGTGGCTTGTGGGATAAAAAACGTTGGGATAATCATGAAAACAGTgtagttttcaattttgttaacAGAAAAGGAGTACCAAACTATATTGATAGTGAAGGTCCAATACAAAGAAGAGACAAttcttat ggAGTTAAAGATGGCTGTATCATGTTGGATGCACATTGTGAAGAATCAAGTACTGATGATATTGATAATGTAAATAGTGATAATTATGTCATTTTTGTtggtgacaatattataattggccGTTCAAATCTTCGAAAAGAAAATACATCAACTCCAAGAAAA GACCTCCACATAAAATTCTCCGACGTACTCGAAACGACGCACGAATATCCGTCTGAAGCATCGATGTTGATCGAAGAGGAAACGACAAAAAACGACGATTCTACGACCATGTCGCCAAAAa GTAAATTTGGCAATTACATTCCAAGTAAATTGGGCACAAACGAAGAAGCGTTTCTCGGTGAATACGGTGTGAGCAGGAGTAATATGAAACCTGTAAAACGTGTGGTCGATAAAAATGAAGAAGACATGTCAGTGATGGACACGTATGTGCCCTGGAGTGAAGAAACTACACCCGATCTCTTGTTTTGA